One bacterium genomic window carries:
- the panB gene encoding 3-methyl-2-oxobutanoate hydroxymethyltransferase: MGTEQSIERMTAAQITAKKADGAKIVCLTAYDYPSALVCDEAGVDLVLVGDSLGNVIHGEPTTLRVTMDDMLYHTRIVDRALKRAMLVGDMPFLSFSLGEIEAVRNAGEFVACGAQGVKIEWQPGIERVVGAISDAGIPVMGHLGLTPQAIHRIGGYRVQGRDAAQAELMLREAEKIERAGAFAIVLELVPTELARRITGAVKIPTIGIGAGPHTDGQILVFHDMLHMLPGKKLKHVKRYLDGFEAMARAVGEYSDEVRGGKFPGEEHGFS, encoded by the coding sequence ATGGGAACGGAACAGTCCATCGAGCGGATGACGGCCGCCCAGATTACCGCGAAGAAGGCAGATGGGGCAAAAATCGTCTGCCTGACGGCCTACGACTACCCGAGCGCCCTGGTCTGCGACGAGGCGGGGGTGGACCTCGTCCTCGTGGGCGACAGCCTGGGCAACGTCATCCACGGCGAGCCGACCACCCTCCGGGTTACGATGGACGACATGCTCTACCACACGCGCATCGTGGACCGGGCCCTGAAGCGGGCCATGCTCGTGGGCGACATGCCGTTCCTGTCGTTCTCTTTGGGCGAGATCGAGGCGGTGCGCAACGCCGGGGAGTTCGTCGCCTGCGGGGCGCAGGGGGTAAAAATCGAGTGGCAGCCGGGCATCGAGCGCGTGGTCGGGGCGATTTCCGACGCCGGCATCCCGGTGATGGGGCATCTGGGGCTGACCCCCCAGGCGATCCACCGCATCGGCGGATACCGGGTGCAGGGGCGCGACGCCGCCCAGGCCGAGCTGATGCTCCGGGAGGCGGAGAAAATAGAGCGGGCCGGGGCCTTCGCCATCGTGCTCGAGCTCGTCCCGACGGAGCTCGCGCGCCGCATCACCGGGGCCGTGAAAATCCCCACCATCGGCATCGGCGCCGGGCCGCACACCGACGGCCAGATTTTAGTCTTCCACGACATGCTGCACATGCTGCCCGGGAAGAAGCTCAAGCACGTGAAGCGTTACCTGGATGGCTTCGAGGCGATGGCCAGGGCGGTGGGGGAGTATTCCGACGAGGTGCGCGGGGGGAAGTTCCCCGGTGAGGAGCACGGGTTCAGCTAG
- the folK gene encoding 2-amino-4-hydroxy-6-hydroxymethyldihydropteridine diphosphokinase translates to MPKRQAIVALGSNSGDRLKNLTEGLARLAENGGVKVVKVSGVYETEAQGKATGESFYNAAALVETALDPVELIALLGRTERKFGRDEDRRREDGGRRLDLDLIYLGDVVYDRDGIVVPHPRRRWRDFVLAPANEITPGFVDPEDGLTVAELWENLKRTGASPPERVAEIKQFP, encoded by the coding sequence GTGCCAAAAAGACAGGCCATCGTCGCCCTGGGGTCCAACTCCGGCGACCGACTGAAAAATCTGACCGAGGGTCTGGCCCGGCTCGCGGAAAACGGAGGCGTGAAGGTCGTCAAAGTCTCCGGCGTCTACGAGACCGAGGCCCAGGGGAAGGCCACCGGGGAGAGCTTCTACAACGCGGCGGCGCTCGTGGAGACCGCCCTCGACCCCGTGGAGCTCATCGCGCTTCTGGGGCGGACTGAGCGCAAGTTCGGCCGCGACGAGGACCGTAGACGGGAAGACGGCGGACGGCGGCTGGACCTGGACCTCATCTACCTGGGCGACGTTGTCTACGACCGGGACGGCATCGTCGTGCCGCACCCGCGCCGGCGGTGGAGGGACTTCGTCCTCGCGCCGGCGAACGAGATTACGCCGGGGTTCGTGGACCCCGAGGACGGCCTGACCGTGGCCGAGCTCTGGGAAAATCTGAAAAGAACCGGTGCCTCGCCACCCGAAAGAGTGGCGGAGATAAAGCAATTTCCCTAA